In Mercenaria mercenaria strain notata chromosome 14, MADL_Memer_1, whole genome shotgun sequence, the following are encoded in one genomic region:
- the LOC123527829 gene encoding uncharacterized protein LOC123527829 gives MAYSRKLTESKYHNWVKASLAVLFTKEGIQPFVHDEIEQFQQKCLTDICSNNGLPVGTTCSSCYTENIIVCPTNRICNAGRGKCSFHRNAATRYNPVGCPNIVCNNFKTEIQNAHRYNGPSYRNTDATQWNSNPWEVAKCFMPPDGYKDVASAADTDFNGIISVIANHKGFQKKTQANLDDKNNIFEHGRQIGKTVRHSPKLEVDDADLQLYFRYLKDLLSDPGHLGSDRYAQSAIQKLTQLQNNTLVIRSDDVRRVLEEVAKAIQDKIKNEMDKLKKIAEEEKLKLITDSVHAIKSQEDMSVSDLKQSLSDALNEIERKTQQSVDIIRTETEQQKTTASRKIESGVEDGLEKIKAKTCESIELIGKKNTEERHDELMREFKVDLVTFNNKRHSSIPLSPLFEEIDTPLLDFYVMPDMFTCVRKERTKIQSLKEVFFKQEEKCNEIYITADAGFGKTAFSKRLVMTWCQAQRPDDSNDRYFSQEDISAMKCFDFLFLVSLRDADKNCNIDDMIVKQIVQHLGLHFDYTAQFLEKILSRKSCLIILDGLDEWIHSTSSTCTKGVSQIPHRNERKDATIVTTTRPWKLSVLNIKNSEIDKTIELAGLNKESERKLKINAISKINDKTRDEINAQVQKFDDEIKQKAINDFQNIPLLLLYMICLWSEGKELGRSMSDFYSRVIELLLSRGVKTFKMQPRKANESNIPKCFMEQETCITYYQFLKGLGELAFQTLFCFTRENTLVFDASVAKRFLSDEYLKFSLKSGILTQSKEQGLISQKSKVSFAHKSMQEFFAALSIYHMPDQENAMESVRSVCKDIDSILQMKMVFSFLSGISLRSSGRLFQMIMDVVAADSRTQQYRSSSFIWNHNIIQPLKSIQNMYIDFISENTQNGAEVTCLHLQDFIIDNNCKDAKYSSALSKLLSINKGNIKSICIKTVEGIPDFHQVMRDFNLYNTRGLEKVFYRSDIIGDEIKMLLNGSLNTLKYLAVTSHKWDEDVSCCWSDALSCQLESMQYLQGIAFDGFVMEHNQFEKLMDYLKQKPSLLEISLYNLKCTDHGKTCNGCGLDLSTNTGLKLLRLNSIPLSDLDISVTSLESCDVGKLGIITKYLQQLPFAHNLNTFLCSFQESASDIDAMLKTLPMLGGLEVIKLRKMNIGDKMLELPSAVENIILLNVTMTSNSLEKLIKTLESHQQSVSIEIIGCTIVPGHAFETLKTDIRKSDLFVVKEDGLDENSQHSFVFETSSGKLLK, from the exons ATGGCGTATTCTCGTAAACTGACAGAATCTAAATACCATAACTGGGTTAAAGCTAGTTTAGCTGTTTTGTTTACCAAAGAGGGAATTCAGCCGTTTGTTCATGATGAAATAGAACAGTTTCAGCAAAAATGTTTGACTGACATTTGCAGCAATAACGGACTACCAGTGGGCACCACGTGTTCTAGTTGctatacagaaaatattattgtcTGTCCTACAAATAGAATCTGCAATGCAGGGCGTGGGAAATGTAGTTTCCATAGAAATGCTGCCACAAGGTACAACCCTGTTGGCTGTCCAAATATAGTTTGTAATAACTTTAAAACAGAAATTCAGAACGCCCATCGTTACAATGGTCCGTCTTATCGTAATACCGACGCTACACAATGGAACAGCAATCCCTGGGAAGTAGCCAAATGTTTCATGCCTCCTGACGGCTACAAGGATGTTGCAAGTGCCGCTGACACTGACTTTAATGGAATCATCAGTGTTATAGCCAACCACAAAGGCTTTCAGAAGAAGACACAGGCTAACTTAGATGACAAGAACAACATTTTTGAACAT GGAAGACAGATTGGCAAGACCGTCCGGCATTCTCCAAAGTTAGAAGTAGATGATGCAGATCTACAGCTGTACTTTAGATATCTTAAGGATCTTCTCTCTGATCCGGGACATTTAGGTTCTGACAGATATGCACAATCTGCTATACAGAAGTTAACACAG CTGCAGAACAATACTTTGGTAATAAGATCAGACGATGTCCGACGTGTTTTAGAAGAGGTTGCAAAAGCCatacaagacaaaataaaaaacgaaATGGATAAGCTCAAGAAAATAGCAGAAgaagaaaaattgaaattaattacaGATTCAGTACATGCGATAAAAAGTCAAGAAGACATGTCAGTTTCTGATTTAAAACAGTCACTGTCGGATGCTCTTAATGAGATTGAAAGAAAAACTCAACAATCTGTAGATATAATCAGAACAGAAActgaacaacagaaaacaaccgCTTCGAGAAAAATTGAATCAGGAGTAGAGGACGGATTAGAAAAGATTAAAGCCAAAACTTGCGAATCGATCGAATTGATTGGTAAAAAGAATACAGAAGAAAGACACGACGAATTAATGAGAG AGTTCAAAGTTGACCTCGTGACATTCAACAACAAACGACACAGTTCAATTCCTCTCTCGCCATTATTTGAGGAAATTGACACCCCACTCTTAGATTTTTATGTAATGCCAGATATGTTTACTTGCGTTAGAAAAGAAAGAACAAAGATCCAATCTCTGAAAGAAGTATTTTTCAAGCAAGaagaaaaatgtaatgaaatatacatCACCGCTGATGCAGGATTCGGCAAAACGGCTTTCAGCAAGAGACTCGTTATGACATGGTGCCAAGCACAACGACCTGATGATAGCAATGATCGCTACTTTTCTCAGGAAGATATTTCTGCTATGAAATGTTTTGACTTCCTTTTTCTAGTATCATTACGAGATGCAGACAAGAATTGCAACATTGATGACATGATTGTGAAACAGATTGTGCAACATTTGGGCTTGCATTTCGACTATACGGCACAATTCCTTGAAAAGATTTTATCACGAAAATCTTGCTTAATCATACTCGATGGTCTGGATGAATGGATACATAGTACGTCGTCCACTTGCACTAAAGGGGTAAGCCAGATACCGCATCGCAACGAGCGAAAGGATGCCACAATTGTCACCACAACTCGGCCATGGAAATTAAGTGTACTAAATATAAAAAACAGTGAAATAGACAAAACGATTGAACTGGCGGGACTCAATAAAGAATCCGAACGGAAGCTGAAAATCAACGCTATTTCGAAAATAAACGACAAAACCAGAGATGAAATAAATGCCCAAGTTCAGAAATTCGACGATGAAATAAAGCAAAAGGctataaatgattttcaaaacattCCTTTGCTACTTCTGTATATGATCTGCCTTTGGAGTGAAGGAAAAGAACTAGGACGATCAATGAGTGACTTTTATAGTAGAGTCATAGAGCTGCTGCTATCAAGAGgcgtaaaaacatttaaaatgcagCCCAGGAAAGCAAATGAATCAAATATCCCAAAATGCTTCATGGAGCAAGAAACCTGCATAACATATTACCAATTTCTGAAAGGTCTAGGTGAACTAGCTTTTCAAACACTATTCTGCTTCACAAGAGAAAACACACTGGTGTTTGATGCTTCCGTGGCTAAACGATTCTTGTCAGATGaatacttgaaattcagtttaaagtCCGGTATATTGACGCAAAGTAAAGAACAAGGACTGATTAGCCAAAAATCAAAAGTTTCATTTGCACATAAATCCATGCAAGAATTTTTTGCAGCGTTATCCATATACCACATGCCAGATCAGGAAAATGCAATGGAAAGTGTCCGGTCAGTGTGCAAAGATATAGATAGCATTTTGCAAATGAAAATGGTATTTTCTTTCCTTTCGGGAATCAGTTTGCGTTCTTCAGGAAGATTGTTTCAAATGATAATGGACGTTGTGGCGGCCGACAGTAGAACACAACAATACAGAAGCTCTTCATTTATTTGGAACCATAACATTATTCAGCCATTGAAAAGCATTCAGAacatgtatatagattttataagtGAAAACACACAAAATGGTGCAGAAGTTACTTGTCTGCATTTACAAGATTTTATCATAGATAATAACTGTAAGGACGCTAAATATTCTTCGGCATTAAGCAAACTTTTATCTATAAATAAGGGCAATATAAAATCAATATGTATAAAAACAGTTGAAGGTATTCCTGACTTTCACCAGGTTATGAGAGATTTCAATCTCTATAACACACGAGGTCTTGAAAAGGTATTTTATAGGAGTGATATCATTGGAGATGAAATTAAGATGCTGCTGAATGGATCATTAAATACTCTTAAATATTTGGCAGTTACTTCCCACAAGTGGGACGAAGATGTCAGTTGTTGTTGGTCTGATGCCTTATCTTGTCAGCTCGAGAGTATGCAATATTTACAAGGAATAGCTTTCGACGGTTTTGTTATGGAACATAACCAGTTTGAGAAGCTGATGGACTACCTGAAACAGAAACCATCGTTGCTTGAAATTTCACTCTACAACCTTAAATGCACTGACCACGGTAAAACATGCAATGGATGTGGACTTGATTTGTCTACAAATACCGGTCTTAAACTCCTCCGACTCAACAGCATTCCTCTGTCAGATTTGGATATAAGTGTGACTTCGTTAGAATCGTGTGATGTTGGAAAGTTAGGAATCATAACTAAGTATCTACAACAACTACCGTTCGCACATAACCTAAACACTTTTCTATGCAGCTTTCAAGAGTCAGCCAGTGACATTGACGCTATGCTGAAAACGCTTCCAATGTTGGGTGGTTTGGAGGTCATTAAATTACGGAAAATGAATATAGGTGACAAAATGCTAGAACTACCATCTGCAgttgaaaatataatattattgaaCGTAACAATGACGAGTAATTCCCTGGAAAAGCTGATTAAGACTCTAGAAAGCCACCAGCAGTCAGTATCTATAGAGATCATAGGTTGTACCATAGTTCCAGGGCATGCATTTGAAACGCTAAAGACAGATATACGTAAATCTGATTTATTCGTAGTGAAAGAGGATGGTCTAGATGAAAATAGTCAACATTCGTTTGTTTTCGAAACTTCAAGCGGTAAATTATTGAAGTGA